AGGAGGGCTCGATCTCCGCTCGGCTGAAGCGACCCATGCCGGGGGCGACAGTGGCGAACCTTGCCTTGTCCCCGGCAAACCCGACGAAAGCCCCTTGCTGTTGGCGGTGAAACGGGACGACGATAGCTGGTCGGCCATGCCTCCGAAAGAGGCCGAACAACTGAGCCCGCAGCAGATCGCCTGGCTCCAGCAATGGATTGCCGCCGGAGCACCTTGGCCGCAGGAAGCTCGAATCAAAGAGATCGAGGAAAGTTACGCCGATAAGTGGTCGGCTGAAGATGGCATCACCGTTGAGACCACTGGAGCCCTCTCCGAAGAATGGGCCAATCGGAAATACAAACCAGAAGCCCTGTGGGCCTACCAGCCGGTGGTGAAGCCGGAGCCACCCCAAGTCGAGGCGACGACGCCGATCGATGCCTTTCTCCAGACAAAATTGCCCGCAGGGCTTTCCGTTGCGCCGCGTGCCGACCGTGCGACTTTGATTCGTCGTGCCACATTCGATCTCTTAGGGTTGCCTCCCACCCCGGACGAGATCGACGCGTTCGTCAACGATCCCGACTCCGAATCGAAAGCGTTTGCCAAGGTAATCGAACGATTACTGGCATCGCCTCATTACGGCGAGCGGATGGCACAGCACTGGCTCGATGTCGCCCGCTATGCCGATACGTCTGGTTTCGCCAACGACTACGAACGAGGCAACGCGTGGCGATATCGCGATTACGTCATCCGTAGCTTCAATCAAGACAAGCCTTACGACCTTTTCGTCCGCGAACAAATCGCCGGCGATGAAATGCGGCCGGATGATTCGGAAGGGATCATCGCCACCGGCTTTCTGCGGATGGGCCCGTGGGAACTGACCGGGATGGAAGTCCCCAGGATTGCCCGACAAAGGTTCCTAGACGACGTAACCAACAGTGTCGGCGAAACGTTCCTGGCGCATTCGCTGCAGTGCGCCAGGTGCCATGATCACAAGTTCGATCCTGTCCCGACGCACGATTACTACGCGATCCAAGCGGTCTTCGCGACCACTCAGCTGGCAGAACGGAAAGCACCTTTTCTCGACGTGGAGAACATCGACGGGTTCGACGAAAAGCGATTCCTGGATCAGCGTCGTCGCGAATACCGCGAGACCCTCGATCAGTTGAACACCAAACAGTTGGTTGCCGCGCTCGAGTGGTATGCCGAGCAAGGGATCGATTCCTTGGAATGGAACAAGGCGGTCGCTGCCAAGAAGTCATTCGACGGCGCCCGCAAAGTGCTGATGCAGCATCGTATACCGGAAGAAGAGATTCCACCAAAGGGTGTTGGATTCACGGTCGCCGACTTCGGCAACGATCGCGTCGCGACGAAGGGGCTGCAGCGGCTGAGCTGGGAAGAGGAACGTTACGAGCCGTACGCGCTGGCCGTTTACACGGGCCGAAGTCCAGATATCAAAGCGATCTATCAGCCTCAGCGGATGCCGAAACAGCCTCTGCAGCATGGGGAACTTGAACAGTCATGCATCCTGATCGGTGGTGATCCCTTTGCCAGTGGTCCGGAAGTATCGCCTGGGATATTGAGCGTTCTCTCGAGTGTCCCTCACGGCGACATTCCCGACTCGATCGAAGGTCGCCGCTATAAGTTTGCCCAGTGGGTCGCCAGCCCCGCGAACCCGCTCACCACGCGGGCAATCGTTAATCGAATTTGGTTGTGGCACATGGGGCAACCGATCGCCGGCAACCCGAATAACTTCGGTGGCACCGGCAAGCGGCCGACGCATCCGCAACTACTCGATTGGCTGGCCGCTACGTTCGTCGAAGAAGGCTGGTCGATTAAGTCCATGCATCGGCGAATCATGAACAGCGATGCCTATTGTCGTAGTTGCCAGCACCCTGCTCCGCAGAAGGTTGCCGAGCAAGACCCGCTTGCCACCAGCTACGCCGCGTTTCAGCCGCGAAGGTTGACCGCTGCTGAGATCCGTGATGCCATGCTTCACGCTACCGGCGAACTGAATCCGCAGATGGGCGGAATTCCCAATCGGCCGGAGATCAATCTTGAAGTGGCGCTTCAGCCACGACAAGTCATGGGAACGTTCGCCGCTGCCTGGACCCCGAATCCACTTGCGGTCGATCGGCATCGTCGTTCGATCTATGCCCTCAAGGTCCGCGGCTTACCAGATCCGTTCCGCGAGGTGTTTAACGCCCCGGCCCCAGACTTTTCATGTGAAATGCGAACAGCGTCGACCGTCACTCCGCAAGTCTTCGCCTTATTCAACGGGCAAGCCAGTTACAGCCGAGCCCTTGCCTTGGCGCATCGCGTGCTCGAAGAAGGACACCAAGGGGAAGCCGCGATCAACCGACTGTTCCGCCTGGCTTACGGACGATCGGCGGCCGACGGCGAGCGTAGGTTGTGCCTCCAGCATTGGCAACAGATGGAAGCGGTCGAGAACAAACGAGAAGTGATTCCGGCCGATCGACCACTGGTTGTCCGGCGCGATGCGATTGAAGAGAACACCGGCGAGCCGTTTTCGTTTGATGAAACGTTGTACGCCTACCAAGAGTTCGTGCCCGACCTGCAGCCGTCAGACGTTGACGTGAAGACGCGAGCCCTGGCCGATGTCTGCCTTGCCGTTCTAAATTCCAACGAGTTTGTCTATGTCTACTAATCCACCGCTAAGCCGCCGCGACTTGCTGTATGGCTTGGGAGCCAGCCTCGGAAGCATTGCGTTCAGCTCGTTGTTGGCAGCCGAAGAAGCGGGAAGTAGCGATCCGCTCGCCCCGAAAGCGGCGCACTTGCCGGCTAAAGCGAAGAACTGCATCTTCCTGACGATGGAAGGGGGCCCGTCGCACATTGATACATTTGATCCCAAGCCGAAACTCAGCGAGCTGCACCTGAACGAGTTCTTCCGCAGCGGCGAGCAGAAGTCGGCCATGGAAAGTGGCAAACGCTACTTCGTACAAAGCCCGTTTAAGTTTCGCCAAGCTGGCCAATCTGGTGCCGACATGGCTGAGAATTGGCAGCATTTGGCTGGCGTCGCGGATGAACTTTGTTTTTACCGTGGTTGTCAGGTCGATAGCGTGAATCATCCGACCGCAATGTACCAGCTGAACTGTGGTAACCGTTTCGGCGGCGATCCTGGCATGGGCGCGTGGGTAACGTACGGCCTCGGTTCGGCCAATCAAAACCTCCCTGGCTTCATCGTGTTGCCTGAGGTCAGCTATCCACAAGGGGGCGCAGCGAACTGGAGCAACGGGTACCTGCCGGCCAGTTACCAGGGCACACCACTGCGTCCCAAGGGATCGCCAATTCTCGATCTGTTCCCCCCGGAAGGTATCTCGCCGGAACATCAGCGGAAGAATCTTGACCTGATTGCTGAGTTGAACCAGGAACATTACAGGCGACATCCCTGGCACAAGGAACTTGGTGCCCGGATGGAAAACTACGAGCTAGCTTTCCGCATGCAAATGCAAGTACCTGGCGTACTCGATCTGAAGAACGAACCGCAAGCGACCCTCGACATGTATGGCGTCGGCAAGCAGCAAACCGACTCCTTCGGCCGGAAGTGCTTGCTGGCTCGTAAGCTGGTGCAGCAAGGCGTGCGCTTTGTGCAGCTTTATCACGGATCTTGGGATAGTCACGACTACATCGAGCGGGCCCACGGCAACCTGGTTCAAGCGGTGGATCAGCCGATCGCTGCCCTGATTGCCGATTTAAGGCGAACCGGTTTGCTCGACGAAACGCTAATCGTGTGGGGAGGCGAGTTCGGTCGTTCGCCCGATAACGGTGTCCGCGGTGGCACGGCATATGGACGTGATCATAATCCGCACGCGATGACCTTTTGGATGGCTGGCGGCGGTGTGAACGCCGGTCACACGATCGGGGCCACCGACGAAACTGGCATGAACGCCGTAGAAAACGTCCATCACATCCGTGATTTTCACGTGACCTTGCTTCGCTTGTTGGGCTTAGACGACAACAAGCTAACGTTCTATCATGCAGGTCGATTCAAGCAGCTGAGTCAATTCGGCGGCAAAGTTATTCCGGAACTGATCGCGTAGTATGACGAAAGTCAATCGTTCAAGAGCATAACTACTTGAAGGAGTCGCAACTTCCCCAACACAACACCTAATGAAACCAATTCTCTAGAGGCCCGAATTTCGGCGATTCTTTGGCAGTGGAGGTTCACGGCAGTCGCGGAACGCAAGACATTCCTCGCCGAATCAGACTTGGCATCCCTCTTGGAATACTGGATGCCGTTCTCTCAAATTGAATTCACGAGAAAGCTGGGCACGTGGTGTGATGGCGTGACTGTGCTCAATCTCTTCCACCTCGGCCGCACTGCATTCCTGATCGTTGGCGTGGGCACTTTTCCTGATGCCTTGTCGCCGTTCGAACTAGAGTTCTACTACAAAAAGCGGCGCGACCTAATGACCACACGGATCGTCTTTCGCTTCGGTATGCTCGACTCGGACTGGCAACTACGGAAGTTTCCACCGACGAAGTCCGCCGAGAACCTCCTTTCGCAGCGCCCCAGCCACGCGAAAGACTGGGCCGTGGCTGTGGAACTAACGCCGGAGGATTAGCTGCCGACATCTGTCTGGGATCCGTCTGATCCTCGGTTCGCCGTTGCTTTTTTTTAAAAGATTGGACTGGTACCCGCTTCGCCCCTGGCCCTTTCCCCACAGGGGCGAGGGAACCGGAAGGGACGGATGATGGCTGCGTATTAAATGTCTGCCAGACGTTCGGCCGAGTCGCCGAATGTTTCTTTGTGGATGCCGAACTTGTCCATCAGCGAGAGATACAAACTGCACATCTTGCGGTTTGGCTGATCGAGGTAGTCGAGCGTTCGCCCTGTTTGCAGCTTGCCGCCACCTCCGCCGAGGATCACCACCGGCAGCTTGGTGGCATCGTGCTGGCTTCCGGCGAGCATGCTTGAGCAGAACATAATCATGGTATTGTCGAGCGTCGTGCGTTCTCCTTCCTGCGTCTCGCTGAGGCGTTTGGCAACGTAGCCCAATTGCTCGAAGAAGAACTGGTTGACCTTCAGCCAGTCCTCCGATTCCTGGTGCGAAAGCAAATGGTGGATCATGTAATCGATTCCCAAGTTCGAGAACCGCAGCGACGAGTGGTCGTTATTAAGCTTCAACGTACAGACGCGGGTTGCATCTGTCTGGAAGGCCAACACCATGATGTCGCACATCAGCTTCATATGCTCGGCGATGTCTTGCGGTATACCGTCGGCCGGTCGGGCCATATTCGGCTTCTCGAGCGGCGGCTTCCAACCTTGCATCTCTCCTCGCTTGCCGGCGCGATCGATTCGTTCTTCGACATCGCGGACCGAATCGAGGTATTCGTCCAACTTGCGGCGATCGGCCTTGCTGATATTGCGCCGAAGATCCTTCGCGTCACCGAGAATCGCATCGAGCACGCTCTTTTCTTCCCGCTTCGCACCATCCTCGAACAAGCGGTCGAATGCCAATGCCGGATAAAGTTCCAAAGGCGTCGGCGTTGTCGGCGAACTCCACGAAATGTGCGAGCTGTACAGCATGGAATAGTTTTTGTGCACCGACGGGTTCGACTTTTCGCAGCCCAGGACCAAGCTGGGTACCTTGGTGTCTTGCCCGTACTCTTGGGCGAGCACCTGATCGATGCTTGTGCCGGAACGGATTTCACCGCCGGAGGAAAGCGGAGCTCCAGACAGCAAATTGCCGGTTTGTGAACTATGGATATTTCCCTTCAACGCTTCGGCATTATACAAGCCGCGGATGAACAGCAGCTTGTCTTTATAGGGAGCCAGCGGATCGAGCACCTGCCCGATCTCCAGGTCGGCCCCTTCCCCTTTCGCCCAGAAGTGATCGCGATGGAAGCCGTTGCCAGCGAACATCACGCCGAAACGTAGCGGTGCTTCGCCTGTTTTATCGGTCGAGGCGGTCGTTTCTCCCCATACCGGAATCGATTCCATCCAAGGCAAGGCCATGCTCACCCCAAGGCCGCGTAGCATCGTACGTCGTGAGAAACGTTGGTTCATGGTTGGTATCCTGTGGCGTGTTCACTCGATCCCTGAAAACTCGTTGCCGCGAATCTCGCGAAATTGCGGGCTGAGCACGATTCGCTCGATCGCGATTTGCACGCGGAACTCGTTCGCTTTAAGCTCCGCGTAAATTTGATCCAATAGCGGCTGATCCGAAAGACGCACCGAGCGTCCCAGCGCGTAGCCGAGCAGTTTCTTGCAGAACTGTTTGACGAACGTTTCCCTGCGTTGCACGGCAATATAGTCACGAATATCCGCCAGTCCGTCGATCGGCGTGCCGTCCATCAGCGTGGTGGTTGAATCGATCAAAAGTCCGCTCTGATCTTTCTGGCGAAAGGCCCCGATCGTGTCGTAGCTTTCCAAGGCGAAGCCGTATGGATCGATTCGCTTATGGCACTTGGCACACTCAGCCACGCTGCTATGCTTCTCGATCAACTGCCGCTCGGTTAGTCCTTCCGGAGCTGTCTCGGGTAAGACTGGCACATTCAAAGGTGGGCGTGGCAAACGTTCCCCGAGCAGCGTTTCGGAAATCCAATTTCCTCGCAAGATGGGACTGGTGCGGGAAGCGCCGGAGTTCTTGGCCAGCACGGTCGCTTGGGTCAGAATGCCCCCTCTGCCAAACTGACGGACCCCTTCGACCTTGCGCCACTCTTGACCTTCAACGTTGGGAATACCGTATTGTTTGGCGAGTTGCTCGTTCAAAAAAGTGTGATCCGCCGTCAAGATATCGATGATCGAGCCGTTGTTTTGAAACAGATCTTGGAAGAATAAGACCGACTCCTCATACATCGGGCCCCGTAGCTCAGCGAATTGCGGATAGTGCTGCTCACTTTTCTCATCGAACTCATCGAAATCGCGGACATGGAGCCACTGACAGGCGAATTGAATCGCCAGGCGACGAATTCGCTCATCACTCAGAATTCGCTCCGTTTGTTCTTTCAATACCGTATCGTCTTGCAGCTGGCCGGTGGCAGCCAATTCGCGAAGTGTTACGTCAGGCGTGGTCGACCACAGAAAGTAACTCAAGCGAGTCGCCAGTTCCCAGTTGTCGATCTGGGTCGCCATTTTCCCGGCACCGGGAGTCTCTGAGCGGTATAGGAATGCGGGGGAAGCCAAGATGCGGGCCAGCGACAATTTGAACGCTTCTTCGTGCGGCTGCTTCTGAGTCCGAAGTTCAGCGTAAAGTTCGCGGATCGTTTGCTCGTCGCGCGGCGTGAGTGGGCGGCGATACGCCTTTTCAGCAAATCGGACCAACGCATCAACGTGAGCGGGCTGCGTATCGATAAGCCGCTGCTTAAAGGCGCTTGCTTGGTTGGTAATCGGTTCACGAAGCGGCTCGAACTGCGTTGGGTCGCCATCCTGCGTGGCGAACTCGAGCAGTTGTTCTAACGCAACGGTAATATCGAGGGCATCCCGGCTGATGTAATGGAGTTCGTCCCATAGCCGATCGAGCCTCGCATGCTCTTCCTCACTGAGCAACAAGCGAGATAGCTCGTCATCTTCACGGTGAAATAAGACCAACGTGACCACTTCATCGACGGGCACAATTTGCGGATAGCAAACGATCGCCGGGAAGTAGTGGCGGAAGTCATCCAAGGGCCCAGTAATCTGCGGGGCAGCAAGCTGATCAGCGGCAGCGACGATTGGCGAACCGGCGAGAAGGTGTTTATTGACTAGCGGGGTTCTTCCGACGCTCCCCTGAACAGGCATGCCGCCCAATGGGACTTCGA
This window of the Blastopirellula marina genome carries:
- a CDS encoding PSD1 and planctomycete cytochrome C domain-containing protein, with protein sequence MLASFPYAISAAETDGEVLFVRRIAPLLSEKCLACHGQNEDEIEGGLDLRSAEATHAGGDSGEPCLVPGKPDESPLLLAVKRDDDSWSAMPPKEAEQLSPQQIAWLQQWIAAGAPWPQEARIKEIEESYADKWSAEDGITVETTGALSEEWANRKYKPEALWAYQPVVKPEPPQVEATTPIDAFLQTKLPAGLSVAPRADRATLIRRATFDLLGLPPTPDEIDAFVNDPDSESKAFAKVIERLLASPHYGERMAQHWLDVARYADTSGFANDYERGNAWRYRDYVIRSFNQDKPYDLFVREQIAGDEMRPDDSEGIIATGFLRMGPWELTGMEVPRIARQRFLDDVTNSVGETFLAHSLQCARCHDHKFDPVPTHDYYAIQAVFATTQLAERKAPFLDVENIDGFDEKRFLDQRRREYRETLDQLNTKQLVAALEWYAEQGIDSLEWNKAVAAKKSFDGARKVLMQHRIPEEEIPPKGVGFTVADFGNDRVATKGLQRLSWEEERYEPYALAVYTGRSPDIKAIYQPQRMPKQPLQHGELEQSCILIGGDPFASGPEVSPGILSVLSSVPHGDIPDSIEGRRYKFAQWVASPANPLTTRAIVNRIWLWHMGQPIAGNPNNFGGTGKRPTHPQLLDWLAATFVEEGWSIKSMHRRIMNSDAYCRSCQHPAPQKVAEQDPLATSYAAFQPRRLTAAEIRDAMLHATGELNPQMGGIPNRPEINLEVALQPRQVMGTFAAAWTPNPLAVDRHRRSIYALKVRGLPDPFREVFNAPAPDFSCEMRTASTVTPQVFALFNGQASYSRALALAHRVLEEGHQGEAAINRLFRLAYGRSAADGERRLCLQHWQQMEAVENKREVIPADRPLVVRRDAIEENTGEPFSFDETLYAYQEFVPDLQPSDVDVKTRALADVCLAVLNSNEFVYVY
- a CDS encoding DUF1501 domain-containing protein; the protein is MSTNPPLSRRDLLYGLGASLGSIAFSSLLAAEEAGSSDPLAPKAAHLPAKAKNCIFLTMEGGPSHIDTFDPKPKLSELHLNEFFRSGEQKSAMESGKRYFVQSPFKFRQAGQSGADMAENWQHLAGVADELCFYRGCQVDSVNHPTAMYQLNCGNRFGGDPGMGAWVTYGLGSANQNLPGFIVLPEVSYPQGGAANWSNGYLPASYQGTPLRPKGSPILDLFPPEGISPEHQRKNLDLIAELNQEHYRRHPWHKELGARMENYELAFRMQMQVPGVLDLKNEPQATLDMYGVGKQQTDSFGRKCLLARKLVQQGVRFVQLYHGSWDSHDYIERAHGNLVQAVDQPIAALIADLRRTGLLDETLIVWGGEFGRSPDNGVRGGTAYGRDHNPHAMTFWMAGGGVNAGHTIGATDETGMNAVENVHHIRDFHVTLLRLLGLDDNKLTFYHAGRFKQLSQFGGKVIPELIA
- a CDS encoding DUF1552 domain-containing protein yields the protein MNQRFSRRTMLRGLGVSMALPWMESIPVWGETTASTDKTGEAPLRFGVMFAGNGFHRDHFWAKGEGADLEIGQVLDPLAPYKDKLLFIRGLYNAEALKGNIHSSQTGNLLSGAPLSSGGEIRSGTSIDQVLAQEYGQDTKVPSLVLGCEKSNPSVHKNYSMLYSSHISWSSPTTPTPLELYPALAFDRLFEDGAKREEKSVLDAILGDAKDLRRNISKADRRKLDEYLDSVRDVEERIDRAGKRGEMQGWKPPLEKPNMARPADGIPQDIAEHMKLMCDIMVLAFQTDATRVCTLKLNNDHSSLRFSNLGIDYMIHHLLSHQESEDWLKVNQFFFEQLGYVAKRLSETQEGERTTLDNTMIMFCSSMLAGSQHDATKLPVVILGGGGGKLQTGRTLDYLDQPNRKMCSLYLSLMDKFGIHKETFGDSAERLADI